Within the Magnetospirillum sp. ME-1 genome, the region CGGCACGCCGACCCAGCCATTCGTGCCGACGCCTGCCACTGCGCGCGTCCAAGCCCGGTGGTGATCAACGGCCTGATCGAGCTACTGGGCGATCTCAATGCTGGTGTACACGGTGCTGCAGCCTGCGCGCTGGGACATATGGGCCGTGCTGAGGCCCTGCCTGTCCTGATGCGGATGCTTGAAAAGCCCCGACCGTCGAGGTTATAGAGGCGATCGCCGGGGTGCTGGATGACACTGCCATCGTGCAGCTAGGCCGCGTGGCCCGCGACAGAGCGGAATTAGCAGATGCTGTCCTGGAGGTGCTGGATGGTTGCGAATTGCCGCTGGCGGCAAAGGTGGCCGGTGGGTTTCCCACTCGGTAGAGGCAGGGCGGTGGTTGTTATCTAAACAACGCTATGTCCCGTTGCCAACGGGAAGTGGAAGGTTCGTAAGTCCAATGACTGCCCGTACTTCACGCAACAGCTGATTATGGTTCCGGCAGATAAGCCTTGATCCTCACTTTAGGCCGAGTCGGCATTAAGCATGACCAGCCTCTCGCCCATTGGGCATCCATCTTCATTCTTGATGTCGAGAAAGGAGATTGCGCTCTACTTTTGAGTGTTGCCAACAGTTTTGGTCGGCGAACTTCACACCTTCTCTCTTTTGCAGAAAATTGGCATCATCACCGCCATGTCGAAAAGCCAGCTCCATCTCTTTGAACAGCGAGCCCCATCGGCGAAGCCTTCATCGCGGGCCGATGGCCGCGCGCCTGCCGATCTCAGCTCGTTACCAGATCAAGAATTGGTGGCAGGAATCGCAACCGCTGGGATTGCGGAAATCTTCGCCCGGATGACCGAATGTGGGCGGCGTAAATTGACGGCGGCTGTGCCAGCCCTTGAGGGTATCTGCAAGAGGTTCTCTGGCTTTGGCCTCAGTGCCTTGATCCGCGAGCAAGCCGTGGCACTTGAAGTCTTGGTTGAAATCGGCGGCCCAGAGGCGGCGACTGCGGTGGAGCGGATCATCACACGAGATATGGTTCAGGGGCCTGGGTTGGTACTTGCTGTTGCCGCAGCAGCTCGAACCGGCGTCACCCTGCCTGCCGCCGTGACGATGCGGTTGCTGCGCCATGACGAACCCGATGTCCGTGCCGATGCCTGTCGCAGCGCACGCTTAGATCCTGATGTTGTCGCTATCTTGTTGGATCTTCAAGATGATCTGCACCCCAGCGTTCGCATTGCCGCGGCCTGCGCCCTTGGGCGATTTGGGAAGGTTGATGCCCTAGAGGCGCTGAGCGAAGCGTTAGCATCGGCGCCCAACCACGAAGTAATCGATGCCTTAGCCGACATTGCCGACGACGCCGCCGTCGTGCTGCTTGGTCGGGTGGCACAAGATCGGCCCGACTTGGCCGAAGCAGTGTTATCGGCTCTTGATGAGTGTGGCTCAGCGTTGTCCGCAAAGGTGTCCGATCGGGTTCGGAGATTGTCGAGAGCTACAACCGCCATGATTGGCCCGCACGATATTGTCGTTGAGATCGATGAAATCCCCTATATCGGCAGATGCGAGTTGAAAGGGGAGACGGTGGTGGTTACCTCCGAGTTTGGCTCCAAGGCGCTGGAGGTTGGCGAATTACCGCCTGACGTCGTGGCCAAGCGCCTGCTGGCTGCACTCGTTCGTGAGGCCGAGGGCCATGTCTGACCTCCGGCCCCGTCCCTCCCGTGTTCTTCAGCGGCGCGCCCGCCGTGCGCGGCTGATCCTGATGGCGATCCTCGTCATTGGGCTCGGCGTGGCCTACTATGTTGGAGCGGTCGTGCTCGGTTAATGTCGTCGTCGTCACTCGGTTCCCTTCAATCGAAACCAGCAGTGCTGGGGATAGGTCACAACCTTCCGCGGCACGAAAGGCGAGCGGGACAGACAGTGGAAAGATTGCCCCATGTGCGCCGATTACACTCCGCCCACACACTCAAGCAGCCGACGAAGCTGGGAGGATCTCCGCACACTCGAGCGTGACTATTTTCTGCTGGCGGCATTCGGTGGCCCGTCCGAATGGCAGCCCGTCATGGAAAACCTTGGTCTTGACCGGGTAGAGGCCGCTCGCATCGCCAATGCCATGTCTCCCCTAGCCCTGCCACCGAAGTCAATTGAGGAGCGCAGTCAGCGAGAGCAAGACGCGTTGACATTCCTAGCCAATCGCCCTTTGGGCTCTGCATTGAAGGAGGCCATTGGGCGGCGTGACGGAAGTCTGGATATGCCCATAGAAGAGCCTGCGGCACAGTTCCGGGCGAGAGATGGGGCGCCACCTGATGTTCGAACAGGTGTTTTCTATCACCCCACCAATGAGATGCGGCCTCGATACGGACATGAAGGCCAGAGTCCGCGCGGCGGCGTCATGGCGACCTTGGGAGCGGTACTTAAATCCGCACGAAATACCAGCTATCACATGTTACGCGCCCTTTCCGGGATTTCGAAAAGACATCTCCTGCCTCGCATCAAAGCTATTGGCGGTGCCATTCGGACGGGCGCTGGGGAAACGTTCAGCGCCGTAGCGACCCGCATGGGAATCACGAGGTCGATCCCGCTCACGAGTATGGCTGCCGAGAACAGCGACGGCATTCCGCCCACTTCAGATCAAGATCTACGGGAAGCATCGGTCGAACGCTGGCGCCAAATGGGAGAAACCATTAAGGCCATGACCGTTGCTTCTGCTCTACGCGGCTACCCACCCGCTCTCGAATTCATCCGGATCATCGCACCGGACATAGGGCCTTTCGATGATTCGAAGATACGGGTTTCTCCGAGACGCTATCGCCATATCCAAGGGGCACTTAAGCGCGGCGATTCTCTATTCTACAGGGCCTATCGATGGGCTTTTCCGCCCGAAGGCTAGTGATGGAACCAATACGGAAAGTCGCCCCGGTGCCGGGGGCAGATGCCGACTGACTATCGTTTGCGCAAGACGTGCCTGCGGAGACGCGCATAGGTCATCCAATGGCAGAAGTTGCGAATCTCGCTCGCGAGCATGCGAAGAAAGTCATCTTTCAGACACAGAGGCATGGAACTCCCTCCCCGAGATATGCATTCAGCCATAGGTTTCATTGCCACAATAATATCAGACGATACCGCAAGTGAAGAGCCAGTTCCTCCCCCGTCATTCTGACGGACCGGAGTGGCAGGATAGTTGGATCACTCAGAAATTTTCCATGATCTTGGCCTTCTGTCCGTCGTAGTCGGCCTGGCTGATCAGGCCCTCGTCGAGAGCGGTCTTCAGCTTTCTCAGGCGATTGATCGGATCGTCGCCTCGGCTGGCAACCACCGGCTTGGAGCGATCAGAAGGAATGGGAACGGCAGGCTTCGGCCGGGCATTGGGAGTGATATTTGGCGCTCCACTGGACACCCGATAGAGAAGCCACCTCAGACCTCCGGTTACCGGACTCATGTCCAGCCCTGCGGCCGCGGACAGGATCGCCTTGATCGACGGTATGCGGATGGAATTCGATCCACAGGCCAGCGCAAGCCGTGCCGCCCAATCGCGAACGTAAAGGTCATCGAAGGCTGAAAGCCGCTGGAACAGTTCCGAGCCATGCGGATTGAGGAAATCCGATCGGGTGAAGATGAGGTTCTCGCCACTGTGGCAGTGCTTGAGCAATCCGGGTTTGAACACCAAGGCCCGCAACGACAGTTGCATCACCAGCATGGAGAAGTGATCCAGCGTCGCATCGAAATGCGTCTCGTTGCGTTCGGGGTGCTGGAAATTGATGCTGCCGAGCAAGGTGCAGGGCAGCCCGCTCAGTTCAGGAAGATACATGGAATCGTAATCGATCAGCTTCAGTCGACCATCAGGTCCGATCAGGATGTTGTCGTGTTTAAGGTCGCCATGGGCCACGCCACGGTTCAGCAGATCCAGGCAAAGCCGCGCCCAGGCCCGGCTCAGGCCAGCGATGCCACCGCGCTTGTCGCTATCACACAGGGTCTGGACCAAGGCGCCAATGGTGCGGCCAGGGACCCAAGGCATGCTGATGACCGGATATTCACCGTGCTTGGCGATGGACGACGTCACGTAGAGTTCGTCGCGGTGAAACCGGAGCGGAACCACATAGGGCGAGCCGCTGGCGCCGACGAAGCCTGCGATGGCTTGGTAGCGGCGCTCCAGATCGGGAAGATCACGGATGAAGCACTTGATCGCCAAGAGCGATCCCTCGGAATCGGTGACCCGGAATACCCCGGCGAAGTTTCCGGCGAGAAACTGCGGGTGGCCTCGGGCATCCTTGAACGGTGTCACCTGTAGAGTGGCGAACCGGGCCTTGGCGTTGGAGAGTGCCGCCTTGTAGTCCGCCAATACCGGGAACGTCACTGTTCGAACTCCGTTGCCCGATCCCGCGAAGAAGCCTCGGCGGCTTGGTTAAAAACGATGGCTGGCCGGGTGCCGATATCGAGCAGTTTGACCAGTGCGATGGCATCGGCATTGAACGCCATGCCGCGCAGGGTCGGCGTAGTTTTCAGGTCGCGCTCGAACAGTTCGCAGATGATGGCGCGATGGCGGCCCGACAACTCGCTCGACATCTCGAACAGCAGGCGGGCATAGGTGTCGTCGGGCAACTGGCCGGCGCTGGACGGGAACACCACCGGCGCGTCGTCGCCGCCGGAAATATGGCAGTTCATCAGCAGGACGTGGCCGTCATTGGTCTTCAGCCCGGTCAGCCGCCGGGCGGTCGCCAGAAGTTCTTCGTCACTGTCAACATCGTTGGCCATGCCGTCAGTAATGTTGATGACGGCCGGGGGGAATGACCCTGGATTCGCGGAAATCCAGGGTTCCAGGATCGATTGCGCCAAGCGCAGCGCTCCGTTCATCGGGGTGCTTTCCACCGCCACCGGCGCCACCCAACGCGAAACGGCGACCCGTTCGACCACCGGCTGGCCGCGAACCATGATGGTGGTTTCTTCCTCGATGGTATCGGCGTTTTCCGCCACCTCGGAGATGGGCACCAAGCTGCGCCCGGCAAGGTTCCCCAGCCAGCAGAACTCGGCGCGGTTAGTGCGCCCATAGCCGATGACGCCGATGTCGAAATAGTCCCGGACACCTTCATCACGCATACAGCGGTTGATCAACTCGTCGAGGGTTCGGTTGAGCGCATCCGCCACCACCTGGGCCCGGCTGATCGTCTGGCCGTTATCATCGACACCGAAGGTGGTGTTCATGGATTTGGATTGATCCACCAGAAAGATAAAGGCGCCGCGCTGGTCGCGGCTGATTTCCTGTGAATAGGCCACGGATCACGTCTCCTGTGGTTGAACAACGGTAGGATTTACGCTGGAGGGGATCTCTGCCGACGAAATCAGTTCATATCCGGAGCCTTGATCATGGAACAACCGGAGGCCCTGAATCTCACGCGCCATCACTTTAGCAAAGACTATGGCTCCATCAAATTTTTGGGCAAAACAGCAGGAAGTGCTGACGGCAAAAGCGCGAAGATGAGAGTGATTATTAAGATCTTTTGTTGGCAAGATATTGTTATGCTCTTGCCGACTATTGTCGAGCAGGCGAATTTGTGCAACAAGACATGTATGTATTTTTCTCTTTCCCAGAGGAGTTAGGTTATGGCTGCACAGATGGCAACAGGTATGGCTGGTGGCGCCGCCGCGAACGCCGCCGCTCCCGCAGCTGGCGGCGCGGCCATGGCTGCAGCGGCGGCTCCGGAAATCGAACGTGAGGGCGCCGCCCAGGCTGCCGGCATGAAGGCCGGTGGGGCCAAGGCCGGCGCCGCCAATGGCGCCGCCGCCAAGACCGGGGCGGCTAAGGCTGCCGCGGCAGAGGTTGAGCGCGAGGCGGTGACCGCCAAGGCTGCGGGCATGAAAGCCGCTGGAACCAAGGCGGCGGCTGGTGGTGCCAATCAGGCCGCTATGGCCGCCAAGGGAACCGGCGCAGCCACCAAGGTCGCCGCGACCGGCGTCAAGGGCAAGGCCTTGGTTGCCGCCGGTGGAGCCGGTGCTGCCGGTGCCGCGGCGGGTGCCGCCACGGGTGCTTCCGTCACTGCCAGCCCCATCGCCGCCGCAACCAGCAGCAGCGCCATGCTGTCCGCCAAGGGCGTCAGCTTGGGCCTCGGCCTGGGGCTGGGCGCCTGGGGGCCGGTGCTGCTGGGCGTGGTCGGAGTGGCGGGCGCCATCGCCCTCTATGGATATTACAAGAACCGCAATGCCGAGCCGGCTGCGGCCGAAGCCGTCTGAAGGAGGACGAAATGACCGCACAGACTATCGGGTTGTCGCAAGAAACCGGAACCAGTTACAAGCCGCTGGTGATGGCTGCCCTCAGCTATCTCGGCATTCTTTGTTTTGTGCCTTTGATGCGCAACAAGGATGACGAATACGTTCAGTTCCATGCCAAGCAAGGGCTGGTGCTGTGGATGATCGCGGTCCTTTCCATGTTCGTGCTGGAAATTCCCGGCATCGGAAAGTGGTTCTTCGGCTTCTCGTCCATGCTGGTTCTCGTGCTGTCGGTGGCCGGGCTGGCCTCGGTGGCATTCCGCCGCGCCTGGAAGCTGCCGCTGGTCGGGTATATCGCCGACCGCATCTGAGACTGCTGAACGGATCCGCCGCGCCGAGATGACTCCATGGGGTCATCTCGGCGTTGGCGTTATTGTGGGGCGTTTCTGGTCACATACGGCGCCACCAATCGAGGGTGCCGCGCAGCAAGGCGGGGCCGCTATCGACAATTTCGATGATGCCCATGGCCATTGCGGCCAGCCCCAGCAGAATGCCTATCTTCAGCCAGCCGTTCCGAGGCAGTTGATCGCGAGAGATCATTGCCGCATCCCCACGGCGGGGGTCAGCCACAATCGGTGCGGCCGCCGTTTCGCTTGGCGCCGCAACTGCATCCACCGCCACACGACGCTCCGTCGGACGGCCGCCACATCCGCCACAGATGACGGATGACCACGAAGGCCGCCCCCGCTCCCACGACGGTGATGGCGCCCAAATCCCAGAGTGATCCCCAAGCCATGGCGCAACGCTTCTTTTATCAGGAGGTGGCGGAGCAACTCCGCCACCCGAACAAGCCTACAGGAAAGTCCCGCCGATGCGGCTGGCGGCCAGGGCCAGCAACCAGGCAAAGGTCAGGGAATAGGCCACCGAGAACCCGGCCCACCGCCAGCTCTGCGCCTCCTTGCCGATGATGGCGATGGTGGACAGGCAAGGCGCGTAGAGCAAGGTGAAGATCATGAAGGCGATGGCCGTGGCGGGCGGCATGGCGCCCCTCAAGGTCTCGGTCAGCTGGTCCGACCCCTTCTCCTGGGCATAGATGACGGCATAGGTCGCCACCACCACTTCCTTGGCGACAAAGCCGGTCATGATGGCCGCCGAATCCCGCCAGGAAAAGCCCAGCGGCTGGAATAGCGGCGTCACCGCGATGGCCGAACGCCCCAGATAGCTCTTTTCCAGTTTCTCCTGCGCCTGGGCACTTTTCAGCGTCTTCAGCGCTGTTTCCTTTTCCGGGCTGTCGGGAAGCGCGGTCTGTTCGGCGATGACGGTCTCGAAATCCTGGGAATAGGTGATGTCGCGGGGGAATTCCTGGAGGAACCAGATCACGATGGAGCCCACCAGGATAACGCCGGTGACCTTGGCGACGAAGCCCTGAGCGCTGTCCCACATATGGTGCAGCACCGAATGCAGGGTCGGCAGACGATAGGGCGGTAGCTCCATCACGAAGGCGTCGCCACCGCTGCCGGGAATGATGCGATTGAGCAAAACCGCCGACAACATGGCGGCGGCGAGGGATAGCATATAGATGCCGAAGACCACGGTCCCGGCGATATCGGCGAAGAAAGCTCCGGCGAACAGGATGAAAACCGGCAGGCGGGCTGAGCAGTTCATGAACGGCGCGATCAGCATGGCGATCAACCGTGCCCGCTTGTTGGTGATGACGCGGGTGGCCATGACGGCGGGGACATTACAGCCGAACCCGGCCACCATGGGGATCAGGGTGGTGCCGTGCAGGCCGAAATGGTGCATCACCCGGTCCATCAGGAAGCTGGCGCGGGCCAGATAGCCGGTGCCGCTGAGGATGGCCATGAAGAAGAACAGGATGACGATATTGGGCAGGAACACAATGGTTCCGCCAACGCCGGCCATGACGCCGTTGACAACGAGATCATGGAACATGCCCTCGGGCAGCGTCTTGTCCACCAGATCGGTGGCCAGTTGCACCCCGGCCTTGATCCAGTCGGTGGGAATGGCGCCCAGGGTGAACGTAGCCTCGAACATGACCCACAGGATGCCCAGCAGCAAGGGAAGGCCCAGAGTGCGGTTCAGGAAGAAATCGTCGAGGATACGGGTCAGCTTGAACCCGGCGGTGGGATCGCCATCCTGCTGGCGGACTTCTCGCAGCAGGCCGTTGGAAAAGGCGAACCGCGCCGAGGCCAACAGGCTGGCGGTGTCTTCATCATGCTCGTGGGCCAGGGCCGATTGCTCGCCCTTGATCTCCTCGACCAGTTCGACATGGTTGCTTTCGTGGCGCAACACCTCGTCATCGCCTTCCAGCATCTTGATCGCCAGCCAGCGCGAGCGCACCGGGCTCAGCTCCTGGGGGTGCAGCTTGGACAGATGCTGCTGGACGCGCTCGATGGCCGCCTCCAGGTGGCTGTCATAGTGCAGCCGCAGCGGGGCGGCGGCGGGAGTTGTCGAGGCCATGGCCGCCACCGCGTCCAGCAGGGCATCGATGCCCTCCTTCTTCAGGGCGCAGGTCTCCACCACCGGCGATCCGAGGGCCGAGGCCAATAGGGCGGTGTCGATGCGAATACCGGCCCGCCGGACCTCGTCCATCATGTTCAGCACGGTGATGCGGGGCAGCCCGGTCTCGATCAGCTGGGTGGTCAGGAACAGGCTGCGGTCCAGATGGCCGGCATCCAGCACGTTGACGATGATGTCGGGTTCCTCGCCGTGAATATAGTCGCAGCCGACCTTCTCCTCCGGCGATTGCGACGAGGTGGAAAAAATGCCCGGCACATCGACGATGCGTAAGGGAACCCCGCCATGGGTAATCTCGCGCACATTCAAAGAGGTCGTCACCCGCTGATAGTTGGCGACGGCGGATTGGGCGCCCGTCAGGGCATTGAACAAGCTGGTGGAACCGGCATTGGGGTTACCCACCAGTGCCACGGTGACGGGGGATTTCATGTGCGGCTACCCTTGGATCGAGGTCGGTGGGGTGATTATTTGACGCGGATGCGGATCTGCCGGGCCTCGGCATTGCGCAGGCCCAGGCTGTAGCCCATCAGGCTGTAGATGCGCGGATCACCTAAAGGGGCAGAACGATCCAGCGTAACGGGAGTGCCGGCCACGACGCCAAGAGACTGCATACGGCGCTTGAAAACGCCGTCCTCGGTTTCGATCTTGACGATCTCACCCTGCTGCTCGGGACGAAGGTCGGCAAGGCTGAGAGTGTCGGAATTCATCTGCTGCGCCACGGGACGGCTCCTCTGAAATATGGCATCGCGGCCCTGGATGATTTTCTGGCTGTCCAGGGCCGGCACGAAAGCGGTTAGAGCTTGAAAGTCGCAGGAATGCCTGGCGAGTCCTTGTCCTGGTTGATGGAATAGGCAGCCTCACCGAACCATACCGGGGGAGAATCGAAGGAGAAATCCGTGCAGCTGCGATCGCGCTTCTGGGCATCGTTGCCGGAGAATACAGCGGCCGTCAGGCTGATCTCTTCGGTGGGCTTGACCTTCAGGCGGGTGCCCGTGTCAGCCAGGGGGTAGCCACCACCGCCCGATGGCGTGTTGGCGGCATGGATGGCTGGCCAGCCGAGAGCGCGCCGATTGATGCCGTCCGAGGGATTGCCAAGAGTTTCTGCGGTGCAGGTGGCGGTCAGCTTCTCACGATCCCAGAACCCCTTTTCTACCTCAGCAGCGACTTCATTTGCAGCGGCCGGTAAAACGGCAAGGAAGAGGGAGGGAAGGACAAGGGCTCCAGCCAATACATTCGATAAACTGGCGATCTTCTTCATTGGGAACCCAGCAGAATTATGCAGTGCGACTGGCTCGCATCTTCAATAGCGCAGATCCCCCCTCCTGACAAGACTCTATATGGGAGGTCATGCCCCGCCCAACAGCATGCCGCTGGGGGTAAAAAGGGGGCACGGATATCGCCATCAGCCGTTCTCGTGGAGGACGGAGCACCAAAATTCATACCATCGTGGACGTGCGTGGATTGCCGGTGAAATTGCTGCTAACGCCGAGCAAAACCTCCGACAAGGCGGCGGCCCCGACCATGCTTGAGGGCTTACCGACGGCTCAGGCATTTGTCGGCGACCGAGGTTATGACTGGCAGGCCCTCGTCGATCCGGTCAAATCCAATGGCTGCCGCGCCCTCAGGAAAAAAATGAGAGGAGTCGTTTGGTGGGTGGCTTGGCCGGAACGGCCTCGACTTTTGCCGCCGCCTTCAATAGGGCTTCCATGGCGGCGATCCCGATCATAGGAGCCTTGGCAGCCTTGATCAGATGTTCCGTCCAGTCGCGGACATGGAAGTCCGGGCTGAGCGCCCATTGCCGCAACAGATCCGAACTGTCCGGCCGGGTGAAATCGCTTTTGGTCAGGACGAGATTCTCGCCGTTGTGATGACGCTTCAGCAAATCGGGCTGGAAGGTCAAGGCCCGCAGGGACAGCAAAATCACCAGCATGGAAAAATGGTCGATGGTCCCGTCGAAATGCCGGACCTCACGCCGGGGGTGCTGGAAATTGACGCCCCCCAGCATGGTCGAGGCCAGCCCCTTCAACTCCGGCAGATACATGGAATCATAGTCGATCAGCTTCAGGGCGCCATCCTGTCCGACCAGGACGTTGTCGTGCTTCAGATCGCCATGGGCGACGCCCCGTTGCAGCAAATCCAGGCACAGACGACTCCACGCCCGGGTCAATCCGGCCAGGGCGGGAGCGTTTTCCCGCTGACACAGGATCTGGACGACGGCCCCCAGGCCCCGACCCTCGACCCAGGGCATGGTCACCACCGCGTAATCGGCATGGGGGGCGACGCTGGAGGTCACGAAGACCTCCGCCGGAAGAAACCGCAGGGGCACCACATAGGGGCATTGGGCGGTCCGGCAGAACTTAGCCACGGCGGCATAGCGGCGCGGCAGATCCGAGACTTCGCGGGTGAAGCATTTGACCGCCACATGCTCCCCCTCCGGGGTCACCATCTTGAACACCCCGGCGAAGTTTCCCGCCAGGAAGACCGGACTGCAGCGGGCATCCAGATGTGGCCGGACGTCCAGGGTCGCGAAACGCCCTTTGGCGTTGGCGATGGCTGCCTTGTAATCGTTGATCAGGGGAAGCGGCATGGCGAATTACCGGGGCCGGGCAAGATCGACGTCGATCATGATCAACGTGCAATCGTCATTGGCCAGCAGCCCCTTGCCGCACAGGGCGCGGACCCGATCGGCGAAGGCTTGATCGGATTTGAGGCAATCGCGCAGGTCCGTCAGCTCGGCGGACAGGCCGGGCCCCGGCGTGGCGCGATGGGCACGGGCGGCCGTGGCAAGCTTGCTCTCGCCGGTGCCGGACAGCCGCTGGAATTCTCCCGCCAGCCCCGCCGCCGCCGCGGGGCGGGGCTGACCGGCCAGGGTCCGCAGCAGCAGATACTGGCCGATCCCGTCCGACGCCAGCACCACCGTCGCCCGATCCGGCAATACCATTTCCCCGGCATGGAATCCGGAATCGTGTGGCAGATCCTTCCAGTTGAGCAAGAAGGGCGCTCGATCCAGCGCCGATAAACTGGCGGGATAACAGGTCGCCAGGACAGGCTGGCGCCCGGTGCGGTCGAACACCATCATCTGGCTGTCGCCATAGCCCATCCATCGCAGCCGGACCCGGCCCTGACGATGGACGAGCCAGCCGGCCGCCAGCGTGGCGAACGAGCCTTCCCGGATGAACTTGCTGTACCGGGCGGGAGTGGCCTTGGACAAGGCGGCGTATTCCGAGCGAAAGCCCAGGCAGAACCCGTCCATCCACTGGTTCAGCGCATTCACCCCGGCGATGGGGGTCTTGGGCAGGCGGCTCACCAGCGTTTCGGCCCAGGGGCCGCAGAACAGCCCCGCCCCTCCGGCTCCGT harbors:
- a CDS encoding HEAT repeat domain-containing protein; this encodes MAATLPTTTVTDLLRHADPAIRADACHCARPSPVVINGLIELLGDLNAGVHGAAACALGHMGRAEALPVLMRMLEKPRPSRL
- a CDS encoding HEAT repeat domain-containing protein; this translates as MVGELHTFSLLQKIGIITAMSKSQLHLFEQRAPSAKPSSRADGRAPADLSSLPDQELVAGIATAGIAEIFARMTECGRRKLTAAVPALEGICKRFSGFGLSALIREQAVALEVLVEIGGPEAATAVERIITRDMVQGPGLVLAVAAAARTGVTLPAAVTMRLLRHDEPDVRADACRSARLDPDVVAILLDLQDDLHPSVRIAAACALGRFGKVDALEALSEALASAPNHEVIDALADIADDAAVVLLGRVAQDRPDLAEAVLSALDECGSALSAKVSDRVRRLSRATTAMIGPHDIVVEIDEIPYIGRCELKGETVVVTSEFGSKALEVGELPPDVVAKRLLAALVREAEGHV
- a CDS encoding serine/threonine protein kinase, producing the protein MTFPVLADYKAALSNAKARFATLQVTPFKDARGHPQFLAGNFAGVFRVTDSEGSLLAIKCFIRDLPDLERRYQAIAGFVGASGSPYVVPLRFHRDELYVTSSIAKHGEYPVISMPWVPGRTIGALVQTLCDSDKRGGIAGLSRAWARLCLDLLNRGVAHGDLKHDNILIGPDGRLKLIDYDSMYLPELSGLPCTLLGSINFQHPERNETHFDATLDHFSMLVMQLSLRALVFKPGLLKHCHSGENLIFTRSDFLNPHGSELFQRLSAFDDLYVRDWAARLALACGSNSIRIPSIKAILSAAAGLDMSPVTGGLRWLLYRVSSGAPNITPNARPKPAVPIPSDRSKPVVASRGDDPINRLRKLKTALDEGLISQADYDGQKAKIMENF
- the mamG gene encoding magnetosome protein MamG; translation: MAGGAAANAAAPAAGGAAMAAAAAPEIEREGAAQAAGMKAGGAKAGAANGAAAKTGAAKAAAAEVEREAVTAKAAGMKAAGTKAAAGGANQAAMAAKGTGAATKVAATGVKGKALVAAGGAGAAGAAAGAATGASVTASPIAAATSSSAMLSAKGVSLGLGLGLGAWGPVLLGVVGVAGAIALYGYYKNRNAEPAAAEAV
- the feoB gene encoding ferrous iron transport protein B; this encodes MKSPVTVALVGNPNAGSTSLFNALTGAQSAVANYQRVTTSLNVREITHGGVPLRIVDVPGIFSTSSQSPEEKVGCDYIHGEEPDIIVNVLDAGHLDRSLFLTTQLIETGLPRITVLNMMDEVRRAGIRIDTALLASALGSPVVETCALKKEGIDALLDAVAAMASTTPAAAPLRLHYDSHLEAAIERVQQHLSKLHPQELSPVRSRWLAIKMLEGDDEVLRHESNHVELVEEIKGEQSALAHEHDEDTASLLASARFAFSNGLLREVRQQDGDPTAGFKLTRILDDFFLNRTLGLPLLLGILWVMFEATFTLGAIPTDWIKAGVQLATDLVDKTLPEGMFHDLVVNGVMAGVGGTIVFLPNIVILFFFMAILSGTGYLARASFLMDRVMHHFGLHGTTLIPMVAGFGCNVPAVMATRVITNKRARLIAMLIAPFMNCSARLPVFILFAGAFFADIAGTVVFGIYMLSLAAAMLSAVLLNRIIPGSGGDAFVMELPPYRLPTLHSVLHHMWDSAQGFVAKVTGVILVGSIVIWFLQEFPRDITYSQDFETVIAEQTALPDSPEKETALKTLKSAQAQEKLEKSYLGRSAIAVTPLFQPLGFSWRDSAAIMTGFVAKEVVVATYAVIYAQEKGSDQLTETLRGAMPPATAIAFMIFTLLYAPCLSTIAIIGKEAQSWRWAGFSVAYSLTFAWLLALAASRIGGTFL
- a CDS encoding FeoA family protein, with the protein product MAQQMNSDTLSLADLRPEQQGEIVKIETEDGVFKRRMQSLGVVAGTPVTLDRSAPLGDPRIYSLMGYSLGLRNAEARQIRIRVK
- a CDS encoding carbohydrate porin, producing MKKIASLSNVLAGALVLPSLFLAVLPAAANEVAAEVEKGFWDREKLTATCTAETLGNPSDGINRRALGWPAIHAANTPSGGGGYPLADTGTRLKVKPTEEISLTAAVFSGNDAQKRDRSCTDFSFDSPPVWFGEAAYSINQDKDSPGIPATFKL
- a CDS encoding transposase, encoding MHTIVDVRGLPVKLLLTPSKTSDKAAAPTMLEGLPTAQAFVGDRGYDWQALVDPVKSNGCRALRKKMRGVVWWVAWPERPRLLPPPSIGLPWRRSRS
- a CDS encoding protein kinase domain-containing protein, which encodes MPLPLINDYKAAIANAKGRFATLDVRPHLDARCSPVFLAGNFAGVFKMVTPEGEHVAVKCFTREVSDLPRRYAAVAKFCRTAQCPYVVPLRFLPAEVFVTSSVAPHADYAVVTMPWVEGRGLGAVVQILCQRENAPALAGLTRAWSRLCLDLLQRGVAHGDLKHDNVLVGQDGALKLIDYDSMYLPELKGLASTMLGGVNFQHPRREVRHFDGTIDHFSMLVILLSLRALTFQPDLLKRHHNGENLVLTKSDFTRPDSSDLLRQWALSPDFHVRDWTEHLIKAAKAPMIGIAAMEALLKAAAKVEAVPAKPPTKRLLSFFS
- a CDS encoding protein phosphatase 2C domain-containing protein, which produces MLTWTAQGRSIVKPRNDSYADGDRLRWRQNEDRLRLARIPNGLLAAVSDGAGGAGLFCGPWAETLVSRLPKTPIAGVNALNQWMDGFCLGFRSEYAALSKATPARYSKFIREGSFATLAAGWLVHRQGRVRLRWMGYGDSQMMVFDRTGRQPVLATCYPASLSALDRAPFLLNWKDLPHDSGFHAGEMVLPDRATVVLASDGIGQYLLLRTLAGQPRPAAAAGLAGEFQRLSGTGESKLATAARAHRATPGPGLSAELTDLRDCLKSDQAFADRVRALCGKGLLANDDCTLIMIDVDLARPR